gccagctgtcagacgccagggcaagggggtgactctgtgacattggcttcttacgctcaaacatttcctttacagacacctgactgtgggcagatgagatggaactgctgaaggtgagaggcagagtggcgggtggttgagagggggcaaggaggacagcagtggttgacgtggctaaagatgctggaccaggaagcggatggtggctttgagcttgtgtgcttcttctactcgtcatcatgtgttgatcccataggcgtttgtgatgtgagatcatgtgccttcgcaaaacagttgtacctaggtgggtgttggatttcccatgacttagtttcttttggcacaggttgaaaatggcatcgctgttgtcagaggcagacacacaaaaaaaaatgccacactactgagctttgcaatgatggcattctggtggtggcaacagcatgcgttgattggcgtgctgtctggctgaccccgggtgccgatacatgctgtctgactgtgccactagctccttgcgacgacctccccctgcttccaactcgtctcctccttctctctgtctcccctctgaactttccccctcttcttcttctctttgagcaggcacccacgtggcacccacggacacattgtcatcatcaaccacttcacttgtatctgacacctcagcaaaggaagcagcagcgggtacatcatcatcatcatcatcatcatcatcatcacactgtacgtccatgtgtgtaatgctgcctgactgagacatatccctgttatctacatactctgagggatcaagtaaagcggctttggtggctgtggtggtggtggcggcgggtgggagagtggtaacttgagagcaggtgaccaaagctgagctggaggaggatggtgcgtcaaggttcttattgctgtatggaggaggcggtcctatcagtgattgacagattCCCccttatgactgtgtatacagagatagctgtatggaggaggcagtcctatcagtgattgacagctttccctctatgactgCGTATACACAGATAGATGtatggaggaggcggtcctatccgtgattgacagccttccctctatgactgtgtatacagagataactgtcagccactgataggaccgcctccttgacttcaaagcccagaaggaGCAGGAATTTCAATGAATAAGATACAAGTTTTACtgctgaatctttttccacaaaaccaTACATTAATCTGCTTATTCTATAACACGATGCttgtagcttacattgcattttcatggtgacaggttccctttaagctttgtTATTGCTTTGGAATGTTGCTCCACCCTAAACCGTGTGAAGTTGTAAGTTTCGTTTCTTCTTCAAGCAGGAAAAGATGGCTTCATCTGATCTAAGTGGAGAGCTGAGCTGCTCTATTTGTCTTGGCATATACACCAACCCTGTAATGCTAACCTGTGGCCATAACTTCTGTGAGGACTGCATTGCAAACACATGGGTCAAGCTGAGGAGATCTGGAAATTACTCATGTCCTGAATGCAGAGCGGAGTTTGAAACTCGTCCTGTGTTGCAGAAGAACCTGAAGCTGTGCAATATTGTTGAGCATTATCGTTCCTCTCAAAAGAATACAGAAGTACCTGAGATCTTCTGTACATATTGTGTGTCCTCACTACTGCCTGCAGTTAAAACCTGCCTACGTTGTGAAGCCTCTTTTTGCGAACTCCATCTGAAGAATCACAGTAAGTCTACCAACCACACCTTGGTGGAACCCCTTAATACTCTAGAGGAGAGAAAATGTCCTGTCCACAATGAATTTATACAATACTTTTGTGTCCGGGATTCTTCATTGCTGTGTACTAGCTGTACTATGAGCTGGAAGCACAAAGGTCATGAAACAGAACTGCTGAGTGAGGCAAGTGCAAAAGTAAAAGTACGACTGACAGAGTTTACCAAAAGGCTGTCTTCAAAAACAGACATGGAGGAAAAAAGCTTATGGGGTCTAGAAGAAGACAGAAACAACCTCCAGAAGCAAGTTGCTGATCTGAAAGAAAGAGTCACCAATATTTTTGGAGACATCAGAACTGAACTAAATGATCTTGAAAATAAAGTCCTTGAAGAAATCACTAGCCAGGAAACACGTATTTCTGTCTCATACTCAGAACAGATTCAGAGGCTCGATAAACAAATACATGAAATGTATAAGAAAAAGCGTCACATTGAAGAGGTTTGCAAAATCACAGATCCACTAATGTTTCTGAAGCAAAGTGCTATAAATACTGATtttgaacaggagtctccatttAATGCTGAAGATCTGAATAAAGAGTTAATAAATGTGACCTTGATGAGGGCTTTATATAAGTTGTCTCATATTATTAAGGAACAGAAGGCAAAGTATGATCTGGGAGACTCTAGTGATATGACCCTTAATATCAATACAGCAAACAATTACATTGGTCTGTCCTATGATCTGAAAAAAGCCACCGATAccgacaaagaaaaatccagatcCAATCACTCTGATAGATTCACTACTCAGCAAGTTCTGTCCTCCAAAAGGATCACTTCTGGTAAACATTACTGGGAAATTCAAACCAGTGACTATGGAGCGTGGTCTGTTGGTGTCACTTATAACAATGTCAAGAGAAAGGGTGATTGCTCTCTTATTGGGTCAAACCCCAAGTCCTGGTGCTTGACCTGGATTGATGAAGAACTAACAGCAGATCATGATGATGAATCGTATGATGTAGATGCATCTGTACCAAGACCAGATATTGGCATTTACCTGGATTATGATGGTGGGGTGATATCCTTTTATGAGTTGTCTGACTCATTCCAACACCTATATACATTTTTGACTAATTTCACAAAACCTCTTTATGCAGGGTTCTATTTAGATGATAAAGCCTGGATTAAAATTGCAAACTAAAAAATGGATGTTGCAAAAAAGGAAAGTACTGTTTCCATGGGAGCAAATTATTATTAATGCGATCATTCATCCATAGACTGTTATTATTTGTTAGCAGCACAAATACAATTTACATAGGATGATCTGCTGCCATCAAACAATGGTTTAATGGAGCATAGAAGATACGATAATGCTTAATTGCTTAGGTACAGCAATCAGGTGAATGTTTATTCCCAATCTTTGGTTCATG
This is a stretch of genomic DNA from Bufo gargarizans isolate SCDJY-AF-19 chromosome 3, ASM1485885v1, whole genome shotgun sequence. It encodes these proteins:
- the LOC122931108 gene encoding E3 ubiquitin/ISG15 ligase TRIM25-like: MASSDLSGELSCSICLGIYTNPVMLTCGHNFCEDCIANTWVKLRRSGNYSCPECRAEFETRPVLQKNLKLCNIVEHYRSSQKNTEVPEIFCTYCVSSLLPAVKTCLRCEASFCELHLKNHSKSTNHTLVEPLNTLEERKCPVHNEFIQYFCVRDSSLLCTSCTMSWKHKGHETELLSEASAKVKVRLTEFTKRLSSKTDMEEKSLWGLEEDRNNLQKQVADLKERVTNIFGDIRTELNDLENKVLEEITSQETRISVSYSEQIQRLDKQIHEMYKKKRHIEEVCKITDPLMFLKQSAINTDFEQESPFNAEDLNKELINVTLMRALYKLSHIIKEQKAKYDLGDSSDMTLNINTANNYIGLSYDLKKATDTDKEKSRSNHSDRFTTQQVLSSKRITSGKHYWEIQTSDYGAWSVGVTYNNVKRKGDCSLIGSNPKSWCLTWIDEELTADHDDESYDVDASVPRPDIGIYLDYDGGVISFYELSDSFQHLYTFLTNFTKPLYAGFYLDDKAWIKIAN